TGGGCTTTGATGAGTCTCGGCTGGAgaggggaggctgcggggagctgcggtGCTGGTCACCGTGTGTCACCCCAGGGGAATGGGTCGTGTCTCTGACTTCTTCGGGCAGTTCAGGCAGGGCTGGCGCTCACCGTGTGGCTTCTCTTGCAGGCTCTCAGCAGATTCACATCGATGAGAAGACTGTCAGCCCCCACCTCAGCCTGTCAGAAGACCGGAAAACCCTGACCTTCAGACCCAAGAAAGCAAAGGTGGACTTGGACTGCCCCGAGCAGTTTGACCACTGGCCCAACGCGTTGGCTGCCACGGCTTTCCACTCGGGAGTCTGCGCCTGGAGGATCAGCGTGGGGAAGAGCTGCGCCTACAAGCTGGGGGTTTGCTACAGCTCCCTGCCGCGGAAGGGCCCTGGCAACGAAGTCCGCCTGGGCTTCAACGCCGACTCCTGGGTCTTCTCGCGCTACGACAAGGAGTTCCGGTTCCTGCACGCCGGGCAGCCGCAGGCGGTGGAGCTGATCAAGTCTCCGGCCGAGATCGGGGTGCTGGTTGACTTTGCGGGAGGGGAGGTGCTCTTCTACGACCCCGATTCCTGCGCCATCCTCTTCTCCCACAGGGAGAGCTTCGCCAAGCCCCTCTATCCCGTCTTCGCTGTGGCTCACCAGAGCATCTCGCTGGTCCAGTGAGCTGCGGGGGTGAATACGCAGTGACTGTATGTCGAGTGACCGTATATACGCTGTACGGTACCTCCGGGGGGAAAGGAGCCCGGACGGGGCTACCGGCTCGTGTGCAGTGGCGTTCAGACAAAACCTGCCTTCAAACCACGTCTGTTCTTCGCGTGTTTTACGGCAGCTTTCCCCTCCTGCTCGAGGCTCCACCCGCCCTGTGTCTGCCAGGCCAGGGCGAGGGGTCGGGGTGACGCCTGGCTCTGCCAGCCGCTTATAGGTGAATCATTGAATTCCTCCCCAAAcaagggcagctttccagcccgaCGGTGGGCTTTAGAAAACAGGAGAAATCTTAAGAGATGTGGTTGGAGCAAGGGCAGGGGGGAGGCACgcgggaagggacacagctggacaCACGTTTTTGGGAGGAGCAgacccatgccagagcagggacAGCGCGGGGGGCTGTcacccatgggggacccacaccaGGGCAGGGGCACCCCGAGGGGCTGCGGCCCCCAGAGGAGCCCACGTCAGAGCAGAGTAACAAGCGAGGAGCGGCAGAAAGAAACGGAACGTGAGCTGCTCCTCACCTCGCCAAAGGAAGTGGGGGGTTGAGGTGAGGTGGCAGACACAGGGAGCTGAGGaccagggaggaaggagagctgctGACTGAAGTTGAACCAGGAAGAAGGGCAGGAAAGGTGTTTCCCTAACTATTTAAAATGTTATCTTTATTTCTCAATACCCAAACCAGCAATGCAAAGTTTATGTTCGTTGCCGATACATCAAGTGAAATTCCCCAACTCCAGACTGCTTTGCCGGCAGCAGGAGGGCTGCGACTGCTTCCCAGCCACTGCTGTTGGGAAGAGGGGGTGCCGTCTGCCCCCTGCCCCAAAGGAGCCTTCTGGAGCGCAGCCCGACCCagtgccctgctctgctgggggaagGCGCCGCCGTGACCCCTCCTATGTAGTGTCTGAGAGCCGTGAAGGATGTCAGCAGCAATGTGAGCATCGAGATTTTATTGCATTAACCCCCCTCCCGCTCCGCGGTCAGCACTGCTCCCTGCGCTCGGAACCgcctgctgctcttccctgcccAGCTGGTGGTGAGAAATCCCCCCCAGGACCAGTTCACCCCCCGAAACGCAGCTACCCCTTCTCGATCAGCGCCAGGAGGTGGCTGAGTGTGGGCAGGACGTGCTCAGGGGGCACCGCCGGCTCCtcgccctgccccgcagcccgcaGCAGAAAGCCGTGCATGCCCGCGGCCCGGGCCGCCCGGTAATCCCGCGTGTAGTCGTCCCCGACGTGAGCCGCCTGCTCGGGCGGGACCCCGCCGAGGCGCAGCGCTGCCTCGAAGATCCTCGCGTCGGGCTTGGCGAAGCCCGCGGCCTCGGAGGTGAGGACGAACTCGAAGTGGTGCCGCAGGTTGCACTGGGAGAGGATGTTTTCCAGCCGCTTGTCGAAGTTGGAGACGACCCCCATGCGGAAGCCGCGCCGGCGGCACCGGCTCAGCGTCTCGCCGGCTCCCGGCAGCACCTCCCAGTTGCGGGCGCTGCAGAAGTCGCAGTAGAGCTCTTCTGCCATCAGCGTTAGGATCCCGTCTTCGTGCACGCCAGCGAGCCTGAAGGTCTGCTTCACGACCTCGACCCACCACTGGCGGGAGCTGAGCCCCCGCCCGCTGCCGTAGTTGGGGTAGCGCCGGCTCTGGGCTCCGTAGGCCTCCCGGAACGCCCGGCCCAGAGCCTCCGGCCGCGCCCGCACCCCAtgcgcccgcgccgccgccgcatAGCTCTCCGCGACGGGCCGCCGCAGCCGCAGCAGCGTGTCCTTCACGTCCCACGTCAGCAGGCGCAGCCGCAGCATGGCGCGGcgacggctcggctcggcgggaAACGCGCGGCCAgccgacgggggggggggggggggacgagggCCCGGCGAGCGGCCCGGCGCGGGTTGCAGGGGCGAGGGCGCCCTGGTGTTGGTGTCCCCGGTGCGGGGCGAGGGCCCGTGGCGGGGTCTGAGCGAAGGGCCCGCgccgagcggggggggggggggcagcgtcTCCCAGACCGGGGTGCGGActgcggcgggggggccgggggggggacacgcggggctgggggggcggggcgggggggaattGGAGGTGCGGGGCTGGCCCGGCGTGGGGGTAACGCGGCGGCACCCGCGTCGTCCGGCACCCGACTGCGCCGGAAGCCCCGACCACGCACTCAGACCCGCCCCCAGGAAGCCCCGCCCCCGGgagccccgcccccgggcccaGGCCCGCCCCCTGAAGCCCCGCCCCCGGGCTCAGACCCGCCCCCCCGCAAGCCCCGCCCCTCTCGCTCaggcccgcccccccgccgcctcctccctcaGCCAGCGCAGCAGCTGCGGCGCGAAGTAGGTGATGATGGCGTCGGCCCCTGCGGAGAGACGGGAGCGGGCGGGAGGCTGCAGCCGGCCCGGCGGAGGCACCCGGGGGCGACGGGAAGGGGcaggccccggggccgcccgcctcACCTGCGCGCCTGAAGGCCGTCACCGCCTCCCTGACGGCGGCCTCCAGGCCGAAGGCCCCGGCCTGGGCCCCGTGCCACAGCATGGCGCACTCCCCCGAGACGTGGTAGACGGCCAGCGGGTGGGTGgggtgctgcggggagcgggcTCAGCCGGCGGGACCGCCGCGCCCCGAGCCCGCCggcccctccccacagccccccggggTCCCCCTGTGCCCGCCTCAACGCGCGGCCCCTCGGGCCTGGGCAGCCCGAGGCTCCGCGCCGGGGTCAGCCGGCGCCTGGAGAGCTCACCCGAGCCTTGACGTCCCTGACCAGGTCCAGGTAGGGCATCCCCGGCTTCACCATCAGCACGTCTGCTCCCTCGCGCACGTCCCGGTCCTGTGAGGGGAACACGCGCACGGCGCCGGCGGCGCGGGATGAAGGAACGTTCTCCCGCCAGCCCGCAGGAGGTTTTCCCCAGCAGTCGCCAGGCGGCGGGTGGTTTTCCCAGGAGGGATGACGGGAAGGGTCTGGCGAGCCCGCAGATGGGCTGCGACGGGGCAGAGCCGGCGCTCCCCTCGCCCGACGCCGTGCCTGGGGGAAGCCGGGGGCTGCGCATCCCCGGACACAACGCACCGAGCCATGCCAGGGCACGGGGTCACCATCTCCATGGCTCCCAGCACACAGCCCTTGGGCTCACGCTGGGACCAGCTCTCCCTCTCTTGAGATGGAAGAGCCTCGGCCATTTTGGCTGGTGTGCCTCCGACCACCTTCTGCTTCCAACACCCCTGGGCTTGCTCCCCAAACCCACGGCCCTTGGcgctgccccgggcagcccgaCCCCGGCTCGCTCACCACGGCACGCATCGCCAGGCCCCTGGCGCCCGGGGGCAGCTGGTAGCATCGCCTGTCTCCGAAGGCGGGTTTGGACAGCGCAGCGTCCCTGGTGAtgagcagggcagagggtgaggaCCAGGACGGTTCCCCGTGCCTCTCACTTCGTACAGCTTCATAAACGTGAGGACAGACTAGGACAAGTGCCTGAGCCATCGGGATCAGGAAAAGGGGGTGCTCTCCCGGCCCACCTCAGCGCCCCAGTATCGCTCTGGGAGGTCCAGCAGGCCCAGGCTGGTCCTGGGAGCTGTGCTTCAACACCCGCTGCCCTCCCCACACCCAGCGTCTGGGGTAAAATCGTCTCAGAcattttccttttgctcttttcCAAGGCAGGTTCCTCAAGGCCGCCCCGTCGGGGTCAGGTCGTTCTTGGGACGAGGTCTGACAGCTGACTGAGCTGAGGCTTGTCCCTGAAGCCCCCCTTTGGGGCAACACCAGCTCCTGCGCCTCCCCTCTcactgctcctggcagctccctccctgcctgcctggccaccagcaccCAGGATGAGCAGGCCAAGGGGTGGGACAGAAGATCACCCAGGTGATCTTCCCACCGGCCAGCCTCTCCTGGGAAAGGTACGTTGGTCTCCCTTTCGCACCGGGAAGGAGGAGGAGCGCGCTCCAAGGCGACCAGCGTGGTCCCAGCTGCGGCCCAGGCTCTGGCTGAGCCCCCTTCCCAAATAACTCTCCGGGAACGCAGCTCCCGGCCAGCCTGGCGCCGGCTGGGGACACTCCTGGCTGAGGGACAGACCCACCTGAAGGGACCGTAGAAGCACGAAGCAAACTTGGCGCTGTAGCTCATCACCGAGACCTGCAGAGGAGAGCGGAGCCGTCAGGGCCAGCAGCTCGGCGCTGCATCCCGGGGCAGCACCGATCCCCCCCCGCGGCTGTTTTATCCTCTGCCTCAcatcctccttcccctgccacaGGCCTGGCCCCTCGCTGTCCCCGTGTCCAGCCAAGGACATTCCCTTCCTGTGTGCAGCGGGGCAGGGAAATGCCTGCGGCACCTCCTGGGCAGCGTGGGGCTTGCTCCTCTCTCCGCTTGCCCAGCTCCTGTCGTTGTGCAGCCTCCCTGTGGACGTCGCTCCTGCCCTTGGCACGGGCAGATCCCGAGCTCACCTTGTTGCCCAAGTCGTTGGAGATCAGCACCGCCTTTATGGCCGCGACGCGCCCGTCCATCATATCCGAGGGGGCAACGATGTGGCAGCCTGCAGGGAAGGACCAGAGACCCCCAGAAGTGCCCGAGGCTGTGGCTCTGCCTGCAGGAGGTGGCCCCAGGGCCAGAGCGGCCCcgggtgctggcagctctgccagggccAGCGCCTGGGGGGCACGGAGAGCCTCCCCGGCTCGGAGCAGAAGCTCTGCCAGCTGGAGCCAGGCCCAGTTTGGTTCTGGGCCTACTGAAAGCGAGAGGGGGTGAGTCTGTGAGAGTCAAACGCGGGTACCGCTGCCAGGAGACTCCTCACCAGCTTTGGCGTAGGCCAGTGCCACTTCTGCCAGCCGCTGGCAGCTGATCTCGTTCTGGATGGTGCCGTCTTCACGCAGGATGCCTAGGAGACAAACCTGGCGTTAGGAGAGGGGCCGGACAGCAGCTGCCTCCATCCCCGCGGTGGGAGCGTGGCTCTCGCTATAGATACGCTCCGAGGAGCAGCGGAGAACGTGTTAAGAAAGCTGGATAAGGAACCAGGGCACCAACGACGCAGCCCTCCAGGGAGCGGACACAACACGTGGGTGCTCCGGGGAAGGGAAGACAGAGACGGTGCACGCAGACAGGTGCTCAGACAGATTCAGATGGCCAGGGAGTAGGTGCCTTCACCACCCATGCCTCCTACCCTGCTGTCAAAACCCAGCAGATGTCTCCCAGgctcagctgggcttgttcagcctggagaagagaaggctgagaggggaccttcgaaatgcctctaaatatctgcagggtgggtgtcagtaggacggggccagactctttccagtggtgcccagcgacaggacaaggggcaacgggcacaaactgaagcagaggaagttccagctgaagatgaggaagaacttcttccctctgagggtgacggagccctggcccaggctgcccagggaggctgtggagtctccttctctggagatattccagccccgcctggacgcggtgctgtgcagcctgctctgggtgaccctgcttcagcaggggggttggactagatgacccacagaggtcccttccaacctcgaccattctgtgattctgtgaactgcacCAGTACTGAGGAGCAAAGTCTCAGGGCAGGAGCtggccaggcccctccagcaccTGAAGCTCCTCAACCAGAAACGGCGAACCCCCGGAGACTCCCAGGGCCAGGAAAACGCTCGAAGAGCAGCCTGGGACCCCAGGCTGTGCACTCACCGCAGTGCCCGTGGGAGGTGTACGGGCACAAGCAGACATCGCAGGCTATGAGCAGCTCTGGGAAGGTGGAGCGGATCTTCTTGATCGCCCGGATGGCAGGCGTGTCCTCCGCGTCAGCAGCGGAGCCTCTCTCATCCTGTGAGAAGAGAAATGCCTCAGCACGCACCGCCGAGGGCTTCCCACCAGCTCCTCCGTGGCAGCAGTTCTGCCCAGGAGACGTTTTCTGCACGGCGAGACCCTGTAACGCAGGGTGGTGTGACCACCAACGATGGAGAAAAGCGATGGAGTAGCACCTCTGAGCTGGGAGTGCAGGTCTCAGGGCCACCTGCAAGAGCTCTGGGAGTTTTTTAGGTGTCACTGCAGTCTCCCAGTGCCATCCTGCTCTGCTGAGTGGGGTGCAAGCACAGCTAGAGACCCTGAAATGCTCCTGCTTGACCCCCCGCGGGCCCCCACTGCTGTCCCACACCCCTGTGGCTACCCCAagccccctgccacccccacgCCCACTCACCTTGGGGAGCTTGCTGGGCACCCCGAAGATGAGCACACACTTCAGACCATCTTCGACAAGGGGACGCAGCATCCCCTCCAGCTTGTTGACCCCGTACCTGAGAAGAGCGAAGTGAAGGGGGCTGCCAGGCACCCAGACCTGCTCCGTGGGGAGAGCTGGTCTGTGGCTTCGGTGCTGGCCTGTGAGCGATCCAGCAGCCACAGGCATCCACGCCACGCAGCAGCTGGAGCTACAGGGGAGGTGTTGCCTGAACACTGGGAGGAACAATCTGGGACCTTATCTGGGGCTGCAGGAGCGTTATCTACCCGGCATGGACACTCTCTGCTCTGAAAGGATGAGCGTGCCCTGCCCTTGGACCCCTTATCTCAGCGTCCCTGTTGCAGATCCTACCTCCCCCCAGGACCACCCCCCAGACCTCTCTGACCGCAGCCCCGCTAACGCGGCAGCGGGTGAAGATGGCAGCTGCCAGTCCAGCAAGACGTAACGCAGGACCGGAGCCCGCAGCCTTGCAcaggttttccagctgctgctggaaaccTCATTCGCCTCCAACTTCCCTGCGTGCCCAGCCCGCACAATGTGCAAGTGCTCTGGGGCAGCACGAGACCCTGGTGCTATCCCTGCCAGCACTGGTACTTTCCCAGCATCCCCAGTATGATTCCCTCCACTCCCTTAGCGGACGAAtgctcctgccctgcctgatGCTGGGGGATCCCCAAGGTGGGGCCCACAGAAGGTTGGCGGTGTCACCCCTGCTCATCTCGGGCcatagaatcccagcatggcaggg
This genomic stretch from Opisthocomus hoazin isolate bOpiHoa1 chromosome 19, bOpiHoa1.hap1, whole genome shotgun sequence harbors:
- the HDHD3 gene encoding haloacid dehalogenase-like hydrolase domain-containing protein 3, giving the protein MLRLRLLTWDVKDTLLRLRRPVAESYAAAARAHGVRARPEALGRAFREAYGAQSRRYPNYGSGRGLSSRQWWVEVVKQTFRLAGVHEDGILTLMAEELYCDFCSARNWEVLPGAGETLSRCRRRGFRMGVVSNFDKRLENILSQCNLRHHFEFVLTSEAAGFAKPDARIFEAALRLGGVPPEQAAHVGDDYTRDYRAARAAGMHGFLLRAAGQGEEPAVPPEHVLPTLSHLLALIEKG
- the ALAD gene encoding delta-aminolevulinic acid dehydratase, coding for MQADSLLHSGYFHPLLRSWQCTAATFDASNLIYPIFVTDSPDAVEPIPSLPGQARYGVNKLEGMLRPLVEDGLKCVLIFGVPSKLPKDERGSAADAEDTPAIRAIKKIRSTFPELLIACDVCLCPYTSHGHCGILREDGTIQNEISCQRLAEVALAYAKAGCHIVAPSDMMDGRVAAIKAVLISNDLGNKVSVMSYSAKFASCFYGPFRDAALSKPAFGDRRCYQLPPGARGLAMRAVDRDVREGADVLMVKPGMPYLDLVRDVKARHPTHPLAVYHVSGECAMLWHGAQAGAFGLEAAVREAVTAFRRAGADAIITYFAPQLLRWLREEAAGGRA